From Pelosinus fermentans DSM 17108, the proteins below share one genomic window:
- the dapB gene encoding 4-hydroxy-tetrahydrodipicolinate reductase — translation MKIALVGLGRTGKVVAEYLLSQNVLSMVLCRPNSTNANKDLGEILDRNDTGIMIETSDHLERKLFQYKPDILIDFSRANFLTDNIHILEKCGVSVVTAVTDYDSAEIEKIKNVAQKGNIGVVLAPNITYGVNVLMLMTEIAAELMNSYDFEIYEEHHKQKKDSPSGTAKKIALKIQEVLDRNDEIPTHAVRAGGIIGKHKVIICGEYDSIEISHQSYSKKAFAQGAYKVSQFLMGKTGFYEMSDVFEQEREQKRQIIALRKMMEDMNILNLA, via the coding sequence GTGAAAATCGCATTAGTAGGATTGGGTAGAACAGGGAAAGTTGTGGCAGAATATCTTCTTTCGCAGAATGTGCTTAGCATGGTATTGTGTAGACCAAATAGTACTAATGCTAATAAGGATCTTGGGGAGATATTGGATCGTAATGATACAGGAATTATGATCGAAACCAGCGACCATTTAGAAAGAAAGCTATTTCAATATAAACCAGATATTCTTATTGATTTTTCACGCGCAAACTTTTTAACCGATAACATTCACATCTTAGAAAAATGCGGCGTAAGCGTAGTTACAGCAGTAACTGACTATGATTCTGCAGAAATAGAAAAAATAAAAAATGTAGCACAAAAAGGTAATATTGGTGTTGTCTTGGCACCGAATATTACATATGGCGTTAATGTATTAATGTTGATGACTGAAATAGCAGCGGAGTTAATGAACTCCTATGATTTTGAAATTTACGAAGAGCACCATAAGCAGAAAAAAGACAGTCCATCAGGAACTGCTAAGAAAATTGCTCTGAAAATACAAGAGGTTCTGGATCGTAATGATGAGATCCCCACTCATGCCGTTCGGGCAGGCGGTATTATTGGGAAGCATAAAGTTATCATCTGCGGAGAATATGACTCTATTGAAATCTCTCATCAATCCTACTCCAAAAAAGCCTTTGCCCAAGGCGCTTACAAAGTATCTCAATTTCTGATGGGAAAAACAGGCTTTTATGAAATGAGCGATGTTTTTGAACAAGAAAGAGAACAGAAAAGACAAATCATAGCCCTGCGCAAAATGATGGAAGATATGAATATTTTGAATTTAGCATAG
- a CDS encoding alpha/beta hydrolase: protein MYEDTALKTYKRKIHWQVLLVFIIVLIVVINVAGLFAGAVFYKEFCVLNTRTSLERFNPLKSRLQRGLQTKHWYSTNIQSPFGYYLKGTYLPYADPSNKTVIIVHGIASNRLMSLWYVNIYLDQGYNVLIYDSRAHGESGGTSTTWGFYEKYDLEAWVKWVASEHPKGVIGVHGISMGAATALMQAELNESSKQVDFYIIDSAYSNLEDLLTKQIGAAVNSHNPLWIKTLLKYSSAVAYIQNRFFYEDVSPIHAVETVTTPILYLHGETDPLVPVSMSHQLYAATKGYRQIHTFPDTGHAMAIFDSKAEYRDVITHFIKTATK from the coding sequence ATGTATGAAGATACTGCATTAAAAACATATAAACGCAAAATTCATTGGCAAGTGCTGTTAGTATTTATCATTGTTCTCATCGTTGTCATAAATGTAGCTGGTCTATTCGCTGGTGCGGTTTTTTATAAAGAATTCTGCGTATTAAATACCCGCACCAGCTTAGAGAGATTCAATCCACTCAAATCCCGCCTGCAAAGAGGTCTTCAAACAAAGCATTGGTACTCCACCAATATTCAATCGCCTTTTGGCTACTACTTAAAAGGAACCTACTTACCTTATGCAGATCCTTCTAATAAGACGGTCATTATCGTACACGGTATTGCTTCCAACCGCTTAATGAGCTTATGGTATGTGAATATCTACCTGGATCAGGGCTACAATGTGTTAATCTATGACTCAAGAGCCCATGGCGAAAGCGGCGGAACCTCCACAACATGGGGATTCTATGAAAAATACGATCTTGAGGCATGGGTGAAATGGGTGGCCAGCGAGCATCCAAAGGGAGTCATTGGCGTACATGGAATCTCCATGGGAGCAGCGACAGCACTTATGCAAGCCGAGCTCAATGAATCCTCTAAACAAGTAGATTTTTATATTATCGACAGCGCTTATAGCAACTTAGAAGACTTGCTAACCAAACAAATTGGTGCTGCCGTAAATTCTCATAATCCCCTATGGATCAAAACCTTATTAAAATATTCCAGTGCAGTAGCCTATATCCAAAATCGTTTTTTTTATGAAGATGTATCTCCTATCCACGCGGTTGAAACCGTTACCACACCCATCTTGTATCTACATGGTGAGACAGATCCTCTTGTTCCTGTGAGTATGTCCCATCAGTTATATGCCGCTACCAAAGGTTATCGCCAAATCCATACCTTCCCTGACACAGGGCATGCCATGGCCATTTTTGACAGCAAAGCCGAATACCGGGATGTCATTACCCATTTTATTAAAACAGCGACAAAATAA
- the citG gene encoding triphosphoribosyl-dephospho-CoA synthase CitG has product MKTKPVTLEDVLAAKEARYNRQQVFKEKYRKTIVSITLNVPGAVKDTPVLRRLRDYAAQEVKKQFEILGEEQINLITGPEALLAIDTEGWLVKKAAEKIEEAFAFSRLLDIDVFDQAGILLSRRDEGKGRSCFVCGGEFVVCRREGRHSMQDLLHVVEKLLQQFRAYETRCISPAAERIGALAVEAMLYEVTCTPSPGLVDRINSGAHRDMDFYSFMASSASLGSYMNRCAQAGILHDGAVDALLPVLRIIGLEAEQAMLASTGGVNTQKGLIFLLGIMTGIAGWLHGRSLPVTQSTVLEHASQMVKGIVEKELAGAIHKSVQELTAGERLYVTYGITGIRGELAEGLPSVRYKALPALREALDKGLSINDALVHTLLVLMTCVDDTTVMHRHHPDKMRVWVREQAQMIIEAGGMEAGDGRHRCEALDQKFIQENVSPGGVADLLAVTWFLHSL; this is encoded by the coding sequence ATGAAAACTAAGCCCGTTACATTAGAAGATGTCTTAGCAGCAAAAGAAGCTAGGTATAATAGGCAGCAAGTGTTTAAAGAAAAGTATCGGAAGACAATCGTCAGTATAACCTTAAATGTGCCAGGGGCAGTAAAAGACACTCCTGTCTTACGACGTCTCAGGGATTATGCCGCGCAGGAAGTGAAAAAACAATTTGAAATCCTAGGTGAGGAACAGATCAATCTAATAACAGGTCCGGAAGCCTTGCTTGCAATTGACACTGAGGGGTGGTTAGTCAAGAAAGCAGCCGAGAAGATTGAGGAGGCCTTTGCTTTTTCGCGTCTATTGGATATTGATGTATTTGATCAAGCCGGTATACTCTTATCCCGTCGGGATGAGGGGAAAGGGCGGAGCTGCTTTGTTTGCGGCGGAGAATTTGTAGTGTGCCGGCGAGAAGGACGGCATAGTATGCAGGATTTATTGCATGTAGTGGAAAAACTGCTGCAGCAATTTAGAGCCTATGAAACCAGGTGTATTAGTCCCGCTGCTGAAAGAATCGGAGCATTGGCAGTTGAGGCCATGTTGTATGAAGTCACATGTACCCCCTCGCCGGGTTTGGTGGACCGAATCAATAGTGGTGCTCATCGGGATATGGATTTTTACAGTTTCATGGCAAGCTCAGCTTCTCTCGGCAGTTATATGAATCGCTGTGCTCAGGCCGGGATTCTTCATGACGGAGCTGTAGATGCTTTGCTGCCAGTACTAAGAATTATCGGTTTGGAAGCGGAACAAGCGATGCTGGCGTCCACTGGGGGTGTTAACACGCAAAAGGGATTAATATTTTTACTCGGAATTATGACCGGGATTGCTGGATGGCTTCATGGACGTTCATTACCTGTAACGCAAAGTACTGTACTGGAACATGCTTCACAAATGGTAAAGGGGATTGTAGAAAAAGAATTGGCAGGGGCTATTCATAAGAGTGTGCAAGAGCTGACTGCTGGAGAACGTTTATATGTTACCTATGGCATTACTGGTATTCGCGGAGAATTAGCAGAAGGTTTGCCATCGGTACGATATAAGGCTTTGCCGGCTTTGCGGGAAGCCTTGGATAAAGGGCTGTCAATCAATGACGCTTTAGTACATACGTTGTTGGTGCTTATGACTTGCGTAGATGATACGACCGTCATGCACCGCCATCATCCTGATAAGATGAGAGTATGGGTTCGGGAACAGGCGCAAATGATAATTGAGGCAGGCGGTATGGAAGCTGGTGATGGACGGCATAGGTGTGAGGCTTTAGATCAAAAATTTATTCAAGAAAATGTCAGTCCTGGTGGTGTTGCAGATTTATTGGCTGTGACATGGTTTTTACATTCATTATAG
- a CDS encoding TetR/AcrR family transcriptional regulator, whose product MNTLFSHDGKKKDLIKSALDLFAAKGYDGVSVRDIAKTAGVSEAALYKHFKGKEDLALYIFNAIIKNYSERLLVLKAQPLSSIDKLCKIVEYTYDLYEMYPAEIRFALLSQYYFWDSLSNEIKPHFIMKCIVEEGISAGEIHRQEVYLWIAVYSGVMLQPLAQYPYFHENLPDIQTLKKNVIEIVRNLFSRE is encoded by the coding sequence ATGAATACACTGTTTTCCCACGACGGCAAAAAAAAAGATCTTATAAAATCAGCATTGGATTTATTTGCAGCTAAAGGATATGATGGTGTTTCCGTAAGAGATATTGCCAAAACAGCAGGAGTCTCTGAAGCTGCCTTGTATAAGCACTTTAAAGGCAAAGAAGATTTAGCTTTATATATTTTTAACGCCATTATCAAAAATTACTCTGAGCGTCTGCTTGTCTTAAAAGCTCAGCCTCTTAGTTCCATTGATAAGCTTTGTAAAATAGTGGAGTATACCTATGATCTATACGAGATGTATCCTGCTGAAATTCGTTTTGCTTTGTTATCCCAATATTATTTCTGGGATTCTTTAAGTAACGAAATTAAGCCTCATTTCATCATGAAATGTATCGTAGAAGAAGGAATCTCCGCTGGAGAGATTCACAGACAAGAAGTTTACTTGTGGATCGCAGTCTATTCAGGAGTCATGTTACAGCCCTTAGCTCAATATCCCTATTTTCATGAAAATCTGCCGGATATACAGACACTGAAAAAGAACGTCATTGAAATCGTGCGTAATTTGTTTTCAAGAGAGTAA
- a CDS encoding nuclease-related domain-containing protein, whose translation MAQFHKGRNNLSGKANRSLFAGIILLVLVCMSFYLIFVHKLQVNQWYYLAPLIIAIVLSSYYIRRGVIFRFGAKGETIGLVEALHLPEDYHVFTNVSISYQNYSQETDLIIVGMKGVYVVEVKNHNGYIVGDAQDTEWTQHKVGRGGGKYSKKMVNPVKQVKGQVYKLSKFLKEQGINVWVEGIVLFTNEAVHVKAHNSSVPVLVHDNQLSHYILTCKNRQYLNKTLIHKVVEILSSLQKK comes from the coding sequence ATGGCTCAATTTCATAAGGGGAGAAATAATTTAAGCGGAAAGGCCAATCGAAGTCTATTTGCAGGAATCATTCTTTTAGTGCTTGTGTGTATGTCCTTTTATCTAATCTTTGTGCATAAGTTGCAGGTAAATCAGTGGTATTATCTAGCACCGCTGATCATTGCCATTGTTTTATCCAGTTATTATATTAGACGCGGCGTTATATTTCGTTTTGGCGCAAAAGGGGAAACGATAGGCTTAGTAGAAGCACTGCACCTTCCTGAAGATTATCATGTCTTTACCAATGTGAGTATTTCGTATCAGAATTATAGTCAAGAAACGGATTTGATTATAGTAGGCATGAAAGGGGTATATGTAGTAGAGGTTAAAAATCACAACGGATACATTGTGGGAGATGCACAAGATACGGAATGGACGCAGCATAAAGTTGGGCGGGGCGGCGGAAAATATTCTAAGAAAATGGTCAACCCTGTAAAACAGGTAAAAGGGCAAGTGTATAAACTGTCTAAATTTTTAAAGGAACAAGGGATTAATGTATGGGTTGAGGGGATTGTTCTATTCACGAATGAAGCAGTCCATGTAAAGGCTCATAATAGTAGTGTACCCGTTTTGGTTCATGATAATCAATTGAGTCATTATATTCTGACCTGCAAAAATCGTCAATATTTGAATAAAACCTTAATTCATAAAGTCGTAGAAATCCTTTCTTCCTTGCAGAAGAAGTAG